Genomic segment of Eleutherodactylus coqui strain aEleCoq1 chromosome 1, aEleCoq1.hap1, whole genome shotgun sequence:
aaatggagccgtctccattgaatgcaatgcgctggacagctccggcccgtttctaatgaaacgcggctaggagcagattttcgggtgatttgcgggcgacttgcgcgcaccggtcacgcgatttgcggatgcgcatccgtcatgcgatccgcaaatcgcgtgaaaaaacgcccgtgtgactaaggccttagggtgactacccattacagttctttttcactgtgaaattcgcagcggtttttttctccaggggtctatgggacttgttaatgttaaaatcgcatcacgcaaaatcgtgattttgccgcggtgcgttttcaacattagaaagccccatagacacctggaaaaaaaaaacccgccgcAAATtggcaaacgctagtgggtagtcacccttctAATGCTTTTTCCAACACTACTAAATGCATCAATGACAACAAACACAATTCATGTCATAGTATCACAGGTTCAAGCCTCCTACAGGGACATACGAAAAGAGAAATTCTATGTAGTAAATATAGtaaagaaagaaaatgtaacaaaaaattaaaaaacttttacacaCTCTCTCctcttttttaataaaaaaaaaataaaaaaacacggtTTCTATTCTTACATacataacaacctgtacaataaagtaaggtaaaggtaaagtcccatgGTGCAAGCGCAGAGTTAtcactgactcctagggtgacgtcacatcatgacatttttTTGGTAGATTGTTTTGGTGGGGTGGTTTGcgattgccttccccagtcatcttttacacccccatcaagctgggtagtcattttactgacctctaaaggatggaaggctgagtcaactttgatccggctacctgaaccaagtgaggattgaacctgcaaccatcaggtcatgagcgagagcttatgattgcatttctgctgccttaacaccctgCTCCAGTATAaagtaaaaacatttttattctGAACAGCAAACGCTATGCAGGGATTTGGACTGTTTCACGGGAAAGAGGGTCCTATCAAGGACTAAAATTGTGGACCCAATGAAGTGGCCTCTGAGTGCAGGTACAAGATGTCTGTAAGTGCAATAATGAAATAGAAATGTGAAATGGGTGGTTCAGCTATTAAGGACCCAAAACAGTAGCACAAAACCATGGTAAAAATGCATTATGTGTCTTGAAATGCATTTTAACAGCAACTTAAAAAGCACATAAAAAACAATGCAAAACTGCAACCCAACATGGGAAATTACCACTCAGAAATCCAGCGTTATACGAGGCGATGATCCCTGAGCGTGTGATTGTGCCAATCTTTGCTCAGTGTGAACAACAAACACTCACAGGTTTATTGTCATTAATAACTATTTTTTGGTTTGATTTTTTGCTTTCTCCTCCTCTCTttcaaaaaataacattttttatttttccatttagatttaaaaaaaagcaattccgccatctttgttgAGGTGGtgttgtttttacagtgtacacattGCAGCAAGAATGACATAACATTCATCTGTGGGACAGTaggattacgatgataccaattTTACATAGTTTTACTTTTCCTCTACTACttttaagaaataaaatatattatcttctgacagccataacttttttattttgacgTTGATCtaattgtgcgagggctcatttcatCCTGtagttttactggtaccattttggagtttgtgTGACTTCTTGATTgccttttcttacatttttttctcagaCGGCGTtcaccatagtaacatagttcgtaaggccgaatgaagacaatgtccatctagtccagcctgtttatcctcctgtgttgttgatccagaggaaggcaaaaaaccccaagagcagaagccaattagcccttttgggggaaaaaaatttcttcccgactccctaatggcaatcagactgttccctggatcaacccctaatagttcctacctgcctgtatacccataTTAAacattaacctaagatttatatcctatactatccttcctctccagaaagacatcaagtccccttttaaactcctctatggattttgccatcaccacatcctcaggcagagagttccacagtctcactgctcttacagtaaagaacccctttctatgttggtgatgaaacttgctttcctctaaatgtaacggatgccctcttgttaccgtcgtagtcctgggtgtaaacagatcatgggagagatccttgtattgtcccctcatgtatttatacatagttatttgatcgccccttttttctagagtaaacaatcccaattttgatagtattccagtcccatcattccatgtattagtttagttgcccttctttgaaccccctccagcactgtaacatctttactgagtaccggtgaccagaactgtacacagtattccatgtgaggcctgacaagtgccttatatagtggaagaataatgttcttgtccttcgcgcctatacctcttttaaccccttagtgacgaagcctgtttgcgccttagtgacggagccaaattttggaaatctgacatgcgtcgttcaacgtagcataactccgtaaaggctttacatatccaagtgattctgacactgttttttcgccacatgttgtacttcatttaggttgtaaaaagagaccgatatcatttgtgtatatttattaaacagtaccaatattggaaacattttgaaaaaattgtaattttttcacattttcaactgtaatatctcaatgatatatatttccatctgtttactttattctgaatgcacacttgaaaaacttgtgttttttttaaccgtttagaggacgtacaaatttaacattacttttcagcattttgaggagcactttgttttcctgcaccaagccaagtttgcaaaggctcatgagtgtcagaataatagataccggcagaaatgacccaattttaaaaactacaccccttaatgtattcactgagaggtgtcatgagtattttgaccccaccagtttttttcaggaattaattcaatttagaggagaaaaaataaaatttcatatttttgcaaataagtcattttaaagacatatttttttcctatagtgcccatgaaaatgaggatttacaccccaaaatagataccccgtttctcccgtgttcagagacatacccattgtggccctaatcttatgtctggatgcataacggggcccaaaacgaaaggagtagtcggtggttttcagaacataaattttccttgaaggcattttaggccccatagcacttttgtagagctcttgagcggccaaaaccaaaagagaacccccacaagtgacccccattttgaaaactagaccccttaacgaatttatctaggggtgtactgcccattttgaccccacagtgtttgaatgaattcaagcaaagcaaaaggaaaaaaaatgtgattttcgtttttttggcaattctgacattttaaaaactgctttttttgtacagcacacatatgaatgaagacttgcgccccaaaatagatacccctgtttgtcccgtgttcagagacatacccattgtggccccaatcttttgtctggatgcacaacggggcccaaaatgaaaagagtagttggtggctttcagaacagaaatttagcatgaaggtgatttaggccccattgcccacttgtagagcccttgagcggccaaaacgacagagaacccccacaaatgaccccatttgaaaactagaccccctaacgaatttatctaggggtgtactgtgtatttttatactacaatttttgaataaatctaagcaaagcagtaggaaaaaaaattacaattttcatttttttggcagttgtatcaatttaaaaactgttttttttgcacagcacacataaggatgaagactttcaccccaaaatggatacccctgtttgtcctgtgttcagaaccatacccctagtggccctaatctacttaaaggacacatggctaggcctataatggaaggagcacccgttggatttcagggtacaatggaataaattccaggccccatcgcccacttatagagccactgAGCatccaaaacaataaagaacccccacaaatgaccccattttaaaaactagaccccttaacgaattcatctaggggtgtactgcgtattttgaccccccagtatttgaataaatctaagcaaagcagaaggaaaaaattacaattttaatttttttggcaattttgtcaatttaaaaactgttttttttgtacagtgtacataggaatgaagactttcaccccaaaatggatcctcccgtttgtcccgtgttcaaaaacatacccattgtggccctaatctacttacaggaaacatggcaaggcctataatggaaggaacacccgttggattgcagggtacaactaaataaattccaggccccattgcccacttgtacggaataaaaattgacaccttaaaaaaatattacccccccccgcgcccttttcggcgttccccaaatcttagataaaagtaataatgtgaactgtgtagtatttccaaagacaggggtaattacggaggctggttgggatgggtacatggggcaataaaaccgtgtattccccctcctctcatgctttttgggggtattttgtgacctcagtagcgggtatggggtgtaaaaagtggcgctccgtgagtctctgtaagcttgcagggatgcggcggtctcacacagaagatgctcaacaaggtgcacctggaactgcaggaaggcgaacgttcccggggcttcttgtgaattgcgcattacaggtagcggtccgaataacgccgggctcacgcagccgtaggcggaatccgcttgcggaggcccgcagcggatcccagctgtgagcccagctctgaccctgcgtacggccatgtaatgtactgcgcataactgcctactcacacaggcggtcatgcgcagtatattttttttcgttgtttgtatttcccgcgccgtcgcgtAGCGAttacgcgggtacccgcagcccgtatacaaggtagttgcatatgggctgcgggtatatccgcgaccatggagcacaatgggctctatgttgcggatatccgcagtaaaatagaacctgctgcgctctcttttctgcgagtggattacgcaattccgacccgctaatgtgagcggaattgtgtaatccaatgcgattgatctgcgtattaccgcggatcagacgcatgcagaatctgtaattcctatctggtcatgtgagaccggcctaaggtagatcgctacctttttatcacgtgaccggggaccgctcaatgaggccacctgttactgctccaggctctcggcgaccattggtcactgggagtaaggagattttaagtttcctgggctccccgactcctgcacgtgtccggtgttttgccggcagtcgcatgtgcagaatctgggaaagttcacggaggaggatcgcgtcagggtgcaaatacggaggcctccggtaaaaagtttcatctcatctcaccgatcgcatcggtgaggggagatgaaccttcaccttttttttacttttacgtgatcgccattatccattggataacagcgaacatgtgatcaggaaccgctcaccgtggcctcccgtgaaatctccaggctctcggttaagttttgtagccaggagcagggagattttaaattaccacagcttttgcgcatgcgcctgccattttggcgacaggcgcgtgcgcagaagatggggtaaggtccgtggataaatccgcgggccttaggtacgtcatttcatcctccctcacagatatgatccgtggggggagatgaaacgcaagcattttaaactttttttttttaaacttttttaaactttttttttttactttttactcttttttttttactttacatgatcactgtcatcggttggatgacagtgatcatgtccccagtgacatccctctgctcctggctacacatggcagccaggagcagagggattttaaatttcccggggctcgagcctctctgtgcacgcgctcgatgtcaatcatcgggcgagcatgcgcagacggggacttcgggtcccgggacatcggggaggcccgagatgagtattttcacctcccctcatggataaactttttcgcaatcgccgctatgcaatggatagcggcaatcgcgggcccagggaccgctcactgcggtccccggtaacacctcctggttcctggctaccttcaggagccgggagccaggagatttaaaatttgccggggactctcgggcttctgcgcatgtgcgtgatgtcatcatctggtgcgcatgcgcagaaggccggcagcgggtctgggaggaccagatctccaggGGACACCggggacaagccgggtgagtattttcagctgccctgatggatccgatccatcagggcagctgaatatcttactttttaaccacttttatttactttattgcaatcggcgctatccattggatagggccgatcgcaataccgggggggactgcccgcatcctgggatgacagcttcatgctgtcggctacctgcgggcaccgacagcatggagctgtcacgtcctcaggcaagtgggcattaatcctaagaggacgcataaaactacgtcctctaggattaaagcccacttgctgaggacgtagtttcccgatgagGCCGTCGTTaggggttaatgcaccccaaaactttgcagcagctgactggcattggttactccagtttagtctactatccactagtacccccaggtccttttccatatcacttttccctagcggtaccccattaagtgaatattggtgacatccatttttgctgcccatgtgcataatcctacatttttcaacattgaacttcatttgccatttttctgcccaagcccccagcttcactaggtctgtttgtagccgtacattgtcctggAAAATAATATGTTACTTCGATCGTACCTTTACAGATGTGGTGATACAAATAtgctttcattttttcttttttttcttttattaatatggcaaaaaggtatttttgaaactttttacATATTTCACATAATTAAGAAAAATTTTGTACccattattacatttttatttattttttaagtccccatagaGGGCTTAAGCTTGTGATTGTTTGAGCGCTCACACAATATAGTGTAATACcacggtattacattatactgtgttttGACAGGCagacaattctgacagcagcatttaaatgttcctgAATGTTGTTCGGGGGTCCTGAATGGACCCTCTGTGATGCGATTGCGGGGTTCCGTTTGTTTGACATGGCAGCCTGGGGGCCCTCTTAATAAATGCCTGTTGCATGTCTTCATAGATGTCTCTCCAGTAGGTTTGGGAGTTTGGTGAAATTCAAAAAGTTTTGCTGCAAAAGTAGTGATGGCAAAAATTAAGTGTTTTAGTTTAAGTAGACAAAACTTTAATTTCCAAATCACAAGTATGAATGATCATTCGTTAACCCCGGCCTCTCATAACTTTATATTACTGTCAgctgtgattaaccccttaacagcaCAGGGCGTACATTTGGGTTTGCGGGGTTTATCCTGCCCCATACAAGACAGATGCTGGCTGTCCATGACAACAGATTcctgcctgcaacagctgctGATCACgactgttaaccctctaaatacCACTGTCACTTTTTGACAGAGGCACTTAAATGGCTCGATCGTAGTTTGGTTGTCCAGAATGGCGCCCCCGGGATTCGCTTGTGGGTTGCCATTTGACTGACATAGCAGCCGGGCCTACCGAAGGGTAAGGCAAGAGTCTCatgcagttttctgtaaaaaattgcttaacactatGTAGGCAGGtgcgttgtcatgatggaagtACCAGTCATCTGTTTGCCGACACACCGCTGAGTGTTAAATCATTTTATGATGAAAAACGGCATGACACCCCTGCCTCGCCCTCTGTATTCGCCCAATCTCGctccatgcaacttttttttttacgaatGCATTGAGCAGTGGAAACAAAACAAAATTTCACAGCTGCACGTTGTTCGTATGAAttggccatcacaaaataggcaaaaacTGAATAATTCGTTAAAAAATAAACATTGGAGCTGAACGCACCCTTCTCCAACAACGTTGGCTGGCCTACCTCCTCAGAAGGGTTCTGcggacattcacctagcaacagaagcccgTAATAGTAACACCTCACCCACCAGAAGGAGATTCCTGTTTCCTTTGGGTACCCCCTTGTATTTCATTAACAGATTCAAGATGCTTTTGATTCCCGGCGGCTGCGGGTTCACAGAGAATCTGTTCTTCTGCACTAGAAGCTGCATTCCGCTCTCAGCCGAGACCCAGCGCACCGAGTCTCAGTGTTTCAGATGTGATACGGAGACAGTCTTTACATAAAAAAATAGCACTAATTTACACTAAtttatgtgtgcatgtatgtaataAGGAAAGGGCAAATGTCATGCTATACTCCAACACAGAGGAAAACAGAAACAAGATCCGAAGTAGAAACTTATTCCACCAGTTGACGTCAGTGATGTATATCCTATAACCAACAATGCATTGGCAGAGTCAGCACACGCAGGAAATCTTGTTGAAGTGCCACTCCTTGTCCAGAATTTACTGAGTACCCACGCACGGATTTCTCCTTAACATCCCAGAATTTACTGTCAAACTCGCAATAAATATTCATCTGGAAACTGACAGCctttgatattttttttccattttcattacaGATAAATTATTGGAGCATGTGGTCGCCAGTTCTTTTGCCCTAATCTAATGTTGTACTATTCTTAACAATGGACCCCACAAGTTATtgtgaactttaaaaaaaaatagtaataatggGACTAAACACGGGGTTAGTGAAGGTCCTCAATTAAGTGATATTGGACATCAAGTCCTACACGTACCGCACCTGAATTTCCTGCTGTCACATCTTTGGTATCCATCAGCTGATGGAGCGATAGGATTATGTTTGACACATATAGCAAGGATTGGGGTTTAAAGTCATATGAAGGAGCCTAAATTGGTGAGATTGGTCATATTGCTCACATGGAAATGCACTGCACAAGATGGTATCAGGGCCTCTAGCCAGTATCGGGCAACAAGACATTGAAAAAATTAATATACATAGTATAATATACTGTACACTTTTTCTTGTACATCTCTTCTCACCTTGTGACTTGTGAGGCTGGTGgttctccatcatgacgtcctcatacagatccttttgttcttctaaatactcccactcctccatagagaaatagacagcgacatcctgacaccttataggaacctgacaacacaatgataccgtcattacccagactcctctagtgctgttactgtataatttcccagcattcccagcagtgtcacctctccagtcagcagctcagtgatcttgttggtaAGTTCTacgatcttctgctcatgtatcggtaagtgaggaggagcctctgtgatggggctctggccCCTGCTCCATTCTCCTGACCcatggagatggctgttgggagtcgCTCCATCACTCAATGTCCTCTTCATTATTGTGTAGTCCTATATATGGAGAGAGACATGTAAAGAACTGAACCCAGTATTTCTCACTCAGTAAAAAGtgagagattgtgatcctgctgcgTAAAGGTCTGGTGACactacatctggaatactgtgttcagttctggagacctcatctacaaaAAAAGAACAAGTTCAAAGATGGACTACGAAAATTGTGAAAGATCTCATAAAACCAATCAGGAAAGACGTAAAGGTCTTAAGGCTCTTTTTTTCAGAGCATCCAGCGCCGACTGCAGGGCTTTTTCATCCGGTAAAATGCTGGACTAGTGCAGCAACCAGATATGCAAGTTTGGGTGTTGGTCTTGGGGTTTTGTTGGGTTATGGTATGGTTAGACCACATTGAGTGGGAGCGCTCGTCAGGGCAATCACTGCACAGATAGGCGGGGAGATCACACAGCCTTTTATAGTGAAAGTGTGCTACCAGAACATCTCCTCTAATTCCTGAAAAATCATCTATGTATTCTGTACCACGAACATCAGAGTTAGAATCAACAAACTGTGATTACTGCAGTAATACCTACTGAAGAACCTTTGACCCAAAGACGAAATTATATTTtttgattattattattgtgtgtatattggggttaatgttattaaaaATTTCTAATAatggagtatatatttttaaaggggtatcctTTTGCAGTGATAAGTGCCTTGTTGTTGGCCCCAGTTTGTCAGGAATTGAACCTCCTGCACTCCATAGCTCTCCCTACTAAGCCATCCAGCATTAGAACAAGGCTAGTGTTATGCAGAGGAACTTGACCAATGttccctgcctcctggtcctgagtCCGCCTCGGTTTCCTGATTAGGcttattataaaagcctgacgctgccactgcaccagcatgTGATTATTGAGCTCCACTACCTGCATCAAGCTGCATCTCCTACGCTGCTCCTTTCCTGCAACCTGTGACTACATGCTGATGACTCCTAGATCTCCTCCTGACTACGCtttctgcctcatccatttgtactgcaaccaaGGCCTCCCGATAACAATTCCTGGCtttccatttgactatgctttacgcctcatccatttgtactgcaaacgtgACTACCTGCTGACAACCTCCAGTTTCCTCCTGACTACTGTCTGGTCCCGCACAGTTACTACACCCACGGCTCCTACCTAGCACTGGTAAGATGTTATAAAATCATACACAAACATGAATCCCGTAGTGGCCACTCTGTGCTTCCTACCATGAAAAGGTTGCTAGTATTCATTGAGAGATAAAGGGGTTACAGAGGCAACTCTTGGACATGCGCAATTCTGGTTTGGACATCCATATGCCACTGCTAGCAAAATTTACAGGTGATCGTTGTCAATACCGGGTTTTCCTAAATAAATGCCGGATTTATTTTTagatgcagcccaccttgtttacTAGTTACCAGAAATAGGTATTCTTTATCATTAACTGCCTCACTGATGAGGTGCTTGACCAATAGTAATCTTCTTGATAGCCTCGATCCCTTCACGAGCGCTATGAGTCAAATTTTTAATTACCTTAACCATTGTGATATGGACGAAGGGAATTTACATAATCTTCGACTTCGGCGATGTTCTGTTGCAGAGTATAATGTAGAATTTCGTCATTGACTAATAACACGTCGAACCCAGgtgcacaacagagccaatttcattgtggattatctgagtgggtaaaagaTGAACTTTCTAGAGTGGCGACCCCTGAAAACCCAGAAGATTATATCCAGCTGTGCATTCGAATTGACCACAGACTTTTTGAGCAGTGAAAAAAAGAGACGGAGTTTGGGCACCAACACCCCTTACTCCTTTAGTCAATCCATGTGGA
This window contains:
- the LOC136608436 gene encoding uncharacterized protein: MSKYVNEVTKRILNITFEIIYLLTGEDYTIMKRTLSDGATPNSHLHGSGEWSRGQSPITEAPPHLPIHEQKIVELTNKITELLTGEVPIRCQDVAVYFSMEEWEYLEEQKDLYEDVMMENHQPHKSQAKLFEFHQTPKPTGETSMKTCNRHLLRGPPGCHVKQTEPRNRITEGPFRTPEQHSGTFKCCCQNCLPVKTQYNVIPWYYTILCERSNNHKLKPSMGT